The following are from one region of the Melaminivora suipulveris genome:
- a CDS encoding adenosylcobinamide-GDP ribazoletransferase produces MQAVRHYLLAVQFFTRVPITGRLAEWVGYSPAMLRAAGGHFPGVGWLVAALAVLVYAALYRGLAGGALAALVAAALSTAATVLMTGGFHEDGLADVADGLGGASTPERAMEIMKDSRLGAFGAMALLLALLTKVALLAQLSPHGMAAPLLALAGAHPLSRLWPLITIRLLPHVGDSATSKSKPLADRISARSLLSALAWCLPPSILVASALGVGALAAAVVVSAAGAAWMHWRYARRLQGFTGDCLGGTQQVAELGFYLGLALALARG; encoded by the coding sequence ATGCAGGCAGTGCGCCACTACCTGCTGGCGGTGCAGTTCTTCACGCGAGTGCCCATCACCGGCCGGCTGGCCGAGTGGGTCGGCTACAGCCCGGCCATGCTGCGCGCGGCGGGCGGGCACTTTCCCGGCGTGGGCTGGCTGGTGGCGGCGCTGGCGGTGCTGGTCTACGCCGCGCTGTACCGGGGCCTTGCCGGCGGCGCGCTGGCGGCGCTGGTGGCGGCGGCGTTGTCCACGGCCGCCACGGTGCTGATGACCGGGGGTTTCCATGAGGACGGCCTGGCCGACGTGGCCGACGGCCTGGGCGGCGCCAGCACGCCCGAGCGTGCGATGGAGATCATGAAGGACTCGCGCCTCGGGGCGTTTGGTGCCATGGCGCTGCTGCTGGCGCTGCTCACCAAGGTCGCCCTCTTGGCGCAACTGTCCCCACACGGCATGGCAGCGCCGCTGCTCGCGCTGGCCGGCGCGCATCCGCTGTCGCGCCTGTGGCCGCTCATCACCATCCGGCTGCTGCCGCACGTGGGCGACAGCGCCACGTCCAAGAGCAAGCCGCTGGCCGACCGCATCTCCGCGCGTTCGCTGCTGAGCGCGCTGGCCTGGTGCCTGCCGCCCTCGATCCTGGTGGCCAGCGCCCTGGGAGTGGGCGCGCTGGCGGCTGCGGTGGTGGTCAGCGCCGCCGGCGCCGCCTGGATGCACTGGCGCTACGCGCGGCGCTTGCAAGGCTTCACCGGCGACTGCCTGGGCGGCACGCAGCAGGTGGCCGAGCTGGGCTTCTACCTGGGCCTGGCGCTGGCCCTGGCGCGCGGCTGA
- the gspG gene encoding type II secretion system major pseudopilin GspG, with protein sequence MTSAPLRRLVPRRLAAGFTLIELMVVLVIIGVLAALIVPNVLDRADDARSTAARTDVANIMQALKLYRLDNQRYPTAEQGLQALVAKPSSGPAPGNWRPYLEKLPNDPWGRPYQYLNPGIKGEVDVMSFGADGQSGGEGKDADIGSWQ encoded by the coding sequence ATGACCTCTGCTCCCCTGCGCCGTCTCGTGCCCCGCCGCCTGGCGGCCGGCTTCACCCTGATCGAGCTGATGGTGGTGCTGGTCATCATCGGCGTGCTGGCCGCCCTGATCGTGCCCAACGTGCTGGACCGCGCCGACGACGCGCGCAGCACCGCGGCGCGCACCGACGTGGCCAACATCATGCAGGCGCTCAAGCTCTACCGGCTGGACAACCAGCGCTACCCCACGGCCGAGCAGGGCCTGCAGGCGCTGGTCGCCAAGCCCTCCTCCGGCCCTGCGCCCGGCAACTGGCGGCCCTACCTGGAAAAGCTGCCCAACGACCCCTGGGGCCGGCCCTACCAATACCTGAACCCCGGCATCAAGGGCGAGGTGGACGTGATGAGCTTCGGCGCCGACGGCCAGTCCGGCGGCGAGGGCAAGGATGCCGACATCGGCAGTTGGCAGTAG
- a CDS encoding porin, translated as MMRSLVKKTAVLAALAAASPLLFAQATSSVQLYGIVDAAIRHTNHEGATGSDSATRMIGGGMSQSRWGINVTEDLGGGMKALVNLENRFTADDGTALNPYFQQSWVALQGGFGRVTLGRQYNVLFDVVTTTYASFPYSPYMDAYKPEIGLSMGARASNMIKYTAEFGAIRGSLQYSFDENNTVNNVGAAGVSAGGAIKTAGGYLRYGAGGIAAGGGFQRTTLPGGTKVDAWTLGGSWRSGPIYVNAGYGLNKRKDAYVLGAAGLIDSGLMAAYWSGSSNGGFLPGYGAVATNPASFANLLNHADKRQMYKVGFGYQVTPQMNAGLHYYHARQSGSASGAFNGKANFLVGVVDYAFSKRTDAYVAVDHTRVSGGSGMAIDANGARNRTGFTVGMRHRF; from the coding sequence ATCATGCGCTCCCTCGTCAAGAAAACCGCCGTCCTGGCTGCCCTGGCGGCCGCCTCTCCCCTGCTGTTCGCCCAGGCCACCAGCAGCGTCCAGTTGTATGGCATCGTGGATGCGGCCATCCGCCACACCAACCACGAGGGCGCGACGGGTAGCGACTCGGCCACGCGGATGATCGGCGGCGGCATGTCGCAAAGCCGCTGGGGCATCAATGTGACCGAGGATCTGGGTGGCGGCATGAAGGCGCTGGTGAACCTGGAGAACCGCTTCACCGCCGACGACGGCACGGCGCTCAACCCCTACTTCCAGCAGTCCTGGGTGGCCCTGCAGGGCGGTTTCGGCCGCGTGACCCTGGGTCGCCAGTACAACGTGCTGTTCGACGTGGTGACCACGACCTACGCGTCCTTCCCGTACTCCCCTTACATGGACGCCTACAAGCCCGAGATCGGTCTGTCCATGGGCGCGCGCGCCAGCAACATGATCAAGTACACGGCGGAGTTCGGCGCCATCCGCGGCTCCCTGCAGTACTCCTTCGATGAGAACAACACCGTCAACAACGTCGGCGCGGCCGGCGTCAGCGCGGGCGGCGCCATCAAGACGGCTGGTGGCTACCTGCGCTACGGCGCGGGCGGCATCGCTGCCGGCGGCGGTTTCCAGCGCACCACGCTGCCGGGGGGCACCAAGGTCGATGCCTGGACCCTGGGTGGCTCCTGGCGCAGTGGCCCCATCTACGTGAACGCCGGCTACGGCCTGAACAAGCGCAAGGACGCCTATGTGCTGGGCGCCGCCGGCCTGATCGACAGCGGCCTGATGGCGGCCTACTGGTCCGGTTCGTCCAACGGCGGCTTCCTGCCGGGCTACGGCGCCGTGGCGACCAACCCCGCCTCGTTCGCCAATTTGCTGAACCACGCCGACAAGCGCCAGATGTACAAGGTTGGCTTTGGCTACCAGGTCACGCCGCAGATGAACGCCGGCCTGCACTACTACCACGCGCGCCAGTCCGGCTCGGCCTCGGGCGCCTTCAACGGCAAGGCCAACTTCCTGGTGGGCGTGGTGGACTACGCGTTCTCCAAGCGCACCGACGCCTATGTCGCCGTGGATCACACCCGCGTGAGCGGCGGCTCCGGCATGGCCATCGATGCCAACGGGGCGCGCAACCGCACCGGCTTCACTGTCGGCATGCGCCACCGCTTCTGA
- a CDS encoding histidine phosphatase family protein, whose translation MTTFATPPPRLWLVRHACPDIAPGICYGRLDVPALPAASRAAAQALAHALAQRIAAVRHSPLQRCELLALDLRRLRPDLAQISHPDPRLIELDFGHWEGCAWEALPRADIDAWSADLHCHAPGGGEALAGMLARVAQALDDAARAGWKTGGDVVWLTHAGVARCVDWLLRHGPDEPADAARWPLHAPGYGAWTTVSLPRPAAVA comes from the coding sequence ATGACGACCTTCGCCACCCCGCCGCCCCGCCTGTGGCTGGTGCGCCATGCGTGCCCCGACATCGCGCCGGGCATCTGCTATGGCCGGCTGGACGTTCCTGCCCTGCCCGCGGCCAGCCGCGCCGCCGCCCAGGCATTGGCGCACGCGCTGGCGCAGCGCATCGCTGCGGTGCGCCACTCTCCGCTACAAAGATGTGAGCTGCTGGCGCTTGATTTACGCCGGCTGAGGCCGGATTTGGCTCAAATTTCCCATCCAGATCCACGCCTGATCGAGCTGGACTTCGGTCATTGGGAGGGCTGCGCCTGGGAGGCGCTGCCGCGCGCCGACATCGATGCCTGGTCGGCCGACCTGCATTGCCATGCCCCCGGCGGCGGCGAAGCGCTGGCGGGCATGCTGGCGCGTGTGGCCCAAGCTCTGGATGATGCGGCGCGCGCCGGCTGGAAGACCGGGGGCGACGTGGTCTGGCTGACCCACGCCGGCGTGGCACGCTGCGTCGACTGGCTGTTGCGCCACGGGCCCGACGAGCCGGCCGACGCCGCGCGCTGGCCGCTGCACGCACCCGGCTATGGCGCGTGGACGACGGTGTCGCTGCCGCGCCCGGCCGCAGTGGCTTAA
- a CDS encoding porin, giving the protein MKKSLIALAVLAASGTAMAQSSVTLFGIVDTNISHVNHANGAGDSLTGVGINGNATSRIGFRGVEDLGGGLKAGFWLEAGHNPDAGDGASGGAPAGSGLMFKRRSTVSLMGGFGEVRLGRDLVPSYTKVSSYDVFGQVGFGSFQGWKNWEGATTTDSDGYRQNNMLAYYTPNFGGFSAGLGYGFDEQVSGKNGRYMGGFAAFDNGPLSVTLALDRRDIAFPVVGVPFTGKKDMVTLGGAYDLSVVKLNAIVQQSRYKADGLSGSDKFNAYSFGVTAPVGAGQVRVQYALYDQKAISSKAHQLSLGYVHNLSKRTAVYGTLAHMRNKDASNLGLGGGGIGNGAPGMGENQTGLSLGVRHSF; this is encoded by the coding sequence ATGAAGAAATCCCTGATTGCCCTGGCAGTGCTGGCCGCTTCCGGTACCGCGATGGCCCAATCTTCCGTGACGCTGTTCGGTATCGTGGATACCAACATCAGCCACGTGAACCACGCCAACGGCGCCGGCGACAGCCTGACTGGCGTGGGCATCAACGGCAACGCCACCAGCCGTATCGGCTTCCGCGGTGTGGAAGACCTGGGCGGCGGCCTGAAGGCCGGTTTCTGGCTCGAAGCTGGTCACAACCCCGACGCCGGTGATGGCGCTTCGGGTGGCGCACCGGCCGGTTCCGGTCTGATGTTCAAGCGCCGCTCCACGGTCAGCCTGATGGGCGGCTTCGGTGAAGTGCGTCTGGGCCGCGATCTGGTGCCCTCCTACACCAAGGTCAGCTCGTATGACGTGTTCGGCCAGGTCGGCTTCGGTTCCTTCCAGGGCTGGAAGAACTGGGAGGGTGCCACCACGACCGACTCCGACGGCTATCGCCAGAACAACATGCTGGCCTACTACACGCCCAACTTCGGCGGCTTCAGCGCTGGCCTGGGCTATGGCTTCGATGAGCAGGTGAGCGGCAAGAACGGTCGCTACATGGGCGGTTTCGCTGCCTTCGACAATGGCCCCCTGAGCGTGACCTTGGCGCTGGACCGCCGCGACATCGCCTTCCCGGTTGTGGGTGTGCCCTTCACCGGCAAGAAAGACATGGTCACCCTGGGTGGTGCGTATGACCTGAGCGTGGTCAAGCTGAACGCCATCGTGCAGCAAAGCCGCTACAAGGCCGACGGCCTGTCGGGCTCCGACAAGTTCAACGCCTACTCGTTCGGCGTGACCGCCCCCGTGGGTGCCGGCCAAGTGCGCGTCCAGTACGCCCTGTACGACCAGAAGGCCATCTCCTCCAAGGCTCACCAGCTGAGCCTGGGCTATGTGCACAACCTGTCCAAGCGCACCGCCGTGTACGGCACGCTGGCGCACATGCGCAACAAGGATGCGTCCAACCTGGGCCTGGGCGGCGGCGGCATCGGCAACGGCGCACCTGGCATGGGCGAGAACCAGACCGGCCTGTCCCTGGGCGTGCGTCACTCGTTCTGA
- the ggt gene encoding gamma-glutamyltransferase, whose translation MLSPDSAWRPLWRIGALTGAAALVLTACGGSGGLDEAAQAEACAVVNETGSVIVGSGLPGDPAAPEPASGYRLGKKAVHAKSYMVASANPLASRAGCDVLKAGGSATDAAVAVQAVLGLVEPQSSGLGGGAFMLHYDAATKKVEAYDGRETAPAAATENYLRWVSDSDQSAPQPGGARASGRSIGTPGVVRMLSMAHQDHGKLAWSGLFDSAGQLATDGFRVSGRMAAAIAGTASSLARDSEAAAYFLNADGSPKALGTVVKNPAYASTLRTIATGGADAFYSGPVAQGIVDKIKATSGGNPAVAITPGLTEMSDLAGYQAKRRVPVCTSYRAYWVCGMPPPSSGGIAVASALGILENFNLAAYGPTKIDLEGGKPSVMGVHLVSEAERLAYADRDKYVADADFVPLPGGSTAMLLDKSYLRSRASLISMTRSMGTASAGVFGSAPAGVVKVEERGTTHFSIVDRQGNAVVMTTTVESSMGSYHMTQGFLLNNQLTDFASTPTDASGAPVANRVQPGKRPRSSMAPTLVFKKSADGGMGDFYMGTGSPGGSTIIQYVVKTLVGALDWGLNAQQATSMIDFGASNSPTTSLGGEHPHLDLSNGGAGDPLITGLRDLGHTVSTSAQSSGISTIMRVQRNGQSMLEGGADPRREGLVLGDTFKP comes from the coding sequence TTGCTCTCCCCTGATTCCGCCTGGCGCCCCCTGTGGCGCATCGGCGCCCTGACGGGCGCGGCGGCGCTGGTGCTGACGGCCTGCGGCGGCAGCGGCGGTCTGGACGAGGCCGCGCAGGCCGAGGCCTGCGCCGTCGTCAACGAGACCGGCTCGGTCATCGTCGGCTCCGGCCTGCCGGGCGACCCGGCCGCGCCCGAGCCGGCTTCGGGTTACCGCCTGGGCAAGAAGGCGGTGCATGCCAAGAGCTACATGGTCGCCAGCGCCAACCCGCTGGCCTCGCGCGCCGGCTGCGATGTGCTCAAGGCCGGCGGATCGGCCACCGATGCGGCGGTGGCCGTGCAGGCCGTGCTGGGCCTGGTCGAGCCGCAATCCTCCGGCCTGGGCGGCGGCGCCTTCATGCTGCACTACGACGCGGCAACCAAAAAGGTCGAGGCTTACGACGGCCGCGAGACCGCCCCCGCCGCCGCCACCGAGAACTACCTGCGCTGGGTCAGCGACAGCGACCAAAGCGCGCCGCAGCCCGGCGGCGCGCGCGCCAGCGGCCGCTCCATCGGCACGCCCGGCGTCGTGCGCATGCTGTCGATGGCGCACCAGGACCACGGCAAGCTGGCCTGGAGCGGCCTGTTCGACTCCGCCGGCCAGCTCGCCACCGACGGCTTTCGCGTCAGCGGGCGCATGGCCGCCGCCATCGCCGGCACGGCCAGCAGCCTGGCGCGCGACAGCGAAGCCGCGGCCTACTTCCTGAACGCCGACGGCTCGCCCAAGGCGCTGGGCACGGTCGTCAAGAACCCGGCCTACGCCAGCACGTTGCGCACCATCGCCACCGGCGGCGCCGACGCCTTCTACAGCGGCCCGGTGGCCCAGGGCATCGTCGACAAGATCAAGGCCACCAGCGGCGGCAACCCGGCCGTGGCCATCACCCCCGGCCTGACGGAGATGAGCGACCTGGCGGGCTACCAGGCCAAGCGCCGCGTGCCGGTGTGCACCAGCTACCGCGCCTACTGGGTCTGCGGCATGCCGCCGCCATCGTCGGGCGGCATCGCCGTGGCCTCGGCGCTGGGCATCCTGGAGAACTTCAACCTGGCCGCCTACGGCCCGACGAAGATCGATCTGGAAGGCGGCAAGCCCTCGGTCATGGGCGTGCACCTGGTCAGCGAGGCCGAGCGCCTGGCCTATGCCGACCGCGACAAGTACGTCGCCGATGCCGACTTCGTGCCGCTGCCCGGAGGCTCGACGGCGATGCTGCTGGACAAGAGCTACCTGCGCAGCCGCGCCTCGCTGATCAGCATGACGCGCAGCATGGGCACGGCCAGCGCCGGCGTATTCGGCAGCGCGCCGGCCGGTGTGGTCAAGGTCGAGGAGCGCGGCACGACGCACTTTTCCATCGTCGACCGGCAGGGCAACGCGGTGGTCATGACGACCACGGTGGAGTCCAGCATGGGCTCGTACCACATGACGCAGGGCTTTTTGCTGAACAACCAGCTCACCGACTTCGCCTCCACGCCCACGGACGCCAGCGGCGCGCCGGTGGCCAACCGCGTGCAGCCGGGCAAGCGCCCGCGCAGCTCCATGGCGCCCACGCTGGTGTTCAAGAAGAGCGCCGATGGCGGCATGGGCGACTTCTACATGGGCACCGGCTCGCCCGGCGGCAGCACCATCATCCAGTACGTGGTCAAGACGCTGGTCGGCGCGCTGGACTGGGGGCTCAACGCGCAGCAGGCCACGTCCATGATCGACTTCGGTGCCAGCAACAGCCCGACGACCTCGCTGGGCGGCGAGCACCCGCACCTGGACCTGAGCAACGGCGGCGCGGGCGACCCCCTGATCACCGGCCTGCGCGACCTGGGGCATACGGTGTCGACCTCGGCGCAGTCCAGCGGCATCAGCACCATCATGCGCGTGCAGCGCAACGGCCAGAGCATGCTGGAGGGCGGCGCCGACCCGCGCCGCGAAGGCCTGGTGCTGGGCGATACCTTCAAACCCTGA
- a CDS encoding type II secretion system protein N — protein sequence MAKPASSGLWPVRLATLALWALAGAGAVYWALALAAPARGPAPVAPAPALRIDTQAVARVLGAGAQPLQAAVPSGPARLVLHGVLAGSRSGGGAALISIDGQPARPYRLGAALEPGLVVQSLSRREVRLGSAMGAASTVTLSMPDDKPGASGG from the coding sequence ATGGCAAAACCTGCTTCTTCTGGGCTCTGGCCCGTGCGGCTGGCGACCCTGGCGCTGTGGGCGCTGGCGGGCGCGGGCGCGGTGTATTGGGCGCTGGCCCTGGCGGCGCCCGCGCGCGGCCCGGCCCCCGTGGCGCCAGCGCCGGCGCTGCGCATCGACACCCAGGCCGTCGCGCGCGTGCTGGGCGCCGGCGCGCAGCCGCTCCAGGCTGCGGTGCCGTCCGGGCCTGCGCGGCTGGTGCTGCACGGCGTGCTGGCCGGCAGCCGCAGCGGGGGCGGCGCCGCCCTGATTTCCATCGACGGTCAGCCCGCCAGGCCTTACCGCCTCGGCGCCGCGCTGGAGCCGGGCCTGGTCGTGCAGTCCCTGTCGCGCCGCGAGGTGCGCCTGGGCAGCGCGATGGGCGCGGCCAGCACGGTTACGCTGAGCATGCCGGACGACAAACCCGGCGCGTCCGGCGGTTAA
- a CDS encoding OsmC family protein: MECTVSWTGAAGTRSGMGFVAETGSGHTLVMDGAIDAARPDNGGQNLAPRPMETVLAGTGGCTAYDVVLILKRGRHDVRGCSVSLSAERAETDPKVFTRIHMHFTVTGRGLAREAVERAIALSHEKYCSASIMLGHTAQITTGLELVEA, from the coding sequence ATGGAATGCACCGTGAGTTGGACCGGCGCTGCGGGTACACGCTCGGGCATGGGTTTCGTGGCCGAGACCGGCAGCGGCCACACCCTGGTCATGGACGGCGCCATCGATGCCGCACGGCCGGACAACGGCGGCCAGAACCTGGCGCCGCGCCCCATGGAGACGGTGCTGGCCGGCACCGGCGGCTGCACGGCCTATGACGTGGTGCTGATCCTGAAGCGCGGCCGACACGACGTGCGCGGCTGCAGCGTGTCCTTGAGCGCCGAGCGCGCCGAGACCGATCCCAAGGTCTTCACCCGCATCCACATGCACTTCACCGTCACCGGGCGCGGCCTGGCGCGCGAGGCGGTGGAGCGCGCCATCGCCCTCAGCCACGAAAAATATTGCTCGGCCAGCATCATGCTGGGGCATACCGCGCAGATCACCACCGGGCTGGAACTGGTCGAAGCGTGA
- the ilvA gene encoding threonine ammonia-lyase, biosynthetic, translating to MTQPLTPFDYLKKILTARVYDVAVESDLQPARNLSRRLHNKVLLKREDQQPVFSFKLRGAYNKMAQLPPEQLARGVICASAGNHAQGVAMSAARLGTRAVVVMPTTTPQVKIDAVKTLGGQVVLHGDSYSDAYAHAVQLQAEQGLTFVHPFDDPDVIAGQGTIAMEMLRQVQQLGSGLDAVFVGIGGGGLIAGVASYIKAVRPDIRVIGVQTQDSDAMARSARQHRRVQLDDVGLFSDGTAVKLVGEETFRVAHDLVDDYVLVDTDAVCAAIKDIFVDTRSIVEPAGALAVAAIKQYVAQHKTRGQTYAAILSGANMNFDRLRFVAERAEMGEEREALFAVTIPEERGSFKRFCEVVGALPGGPRNVTEFNYRISHQQRAHVFVGLSTHGKGESEKLTRSFQKAGFAALDLTHDELAKEHLRHLVGGHAELARDERLMRFTFPERPGALFKFLSLMQPTWNISLFHYRNQGADYGRILVGMQVPAGDAAAFDAFLHALDYPWVEETGNPAYRMFLQANGA from the coding sequence ATGACCCAGCCTCTCACCCCTTTCGACTACCTGAAGAAGATCCTCACGGCGCGCGTCTACGACGTGGCGGTGGAGTCGGACCTGCAGCCCGCGCGCAACCTCTCGCGGCGCCTGCACAACAAGGTGCTGCTCAAGCGCGAGGATCAGCAGCCGGTGTTCAGCTTCAAGCTGCGCGGCGCCTACAACAAGATGGCGCAGTTGCCACCCGAGCAGCTGGCGCGCGGCGTGATCTGCGCCTCGGCCGGCAACCACGCGCAGGGCGTGGCCATGAGCGCCGCCCGGCTGGGCACGCGCGCCGTGGTGGTCATGCCCACTACCACGCCGCAGGTCAAGATCGACGCCGTGAAAACCCTGGGTGGACAGGTCGTGCTGCATGGCGACAGCTACTCCGACGCCTACGCCCACGCCGTGCAGCTGCAGGCCGAGCAGGGCCTGACCTTCGTCCACCCCTTCGACGACCCCGACGTGATCGCCGGCCAGGGCACCATCGCCATGGAGATGCTGCGCCAGGTGCAGCAGCTGGGCAGCGGGCTGGACGCGGTGTTCGTCGGCATCGGCGGCGGCGGGCTGATCGCTGGCGTGGCCAGCTACATCAAGGCGGTGCGCCCGGACATCCGCGTGATAGGCGTGCAGACGCAGGACTCGGACGCCATGGCGCGCTCGGCGCGCCAGCACCGGCGCGTGCAGCTCGACGACGTGGGGCTGTTTTCCGACGGCACGGCGGTGAAGCTGGTAGGCGAGGAGACCTTCCGCGTGGCGCACGACCTGGTGGACGACTACGTGCTGGTCGACACCGACGCCGTGTGCGCCGCCATCAAGGACATCTTCGTCGACACGCGCAGCATCGTCGAGCCGGCCGGCGCGCTGGCCGTGGCCGCCATCAAGCAGTACGTGGCGCAGCACAAGACGCGCGGACAGACCTATGCGGCGATCCTGTCCGGCGCGAACATGAACTTCGACCGCCTGCGCTTCGTCGCCGAGCGCGCCGAGATGGGCGAGGAGCGCGAAGCCCTGTTCGCCGTGACCATCCCCGAGGAGCGTGGCAGCTTCAAACGCTTTTGCGAGGTCGTCGGCGCCCTGCCCGGTGGCCCGCGCAACGTGACCGAGTTCAACTACCGCATCAGCCACCAGCAGCGCGCGCATGTTTTTGTCGGCCTGTCCACGCACGGCAAGGGCGAGTCGGAAAAGCTCACCCGTAGCTTCCAGAAAGCCGGTTTCGCCGCGCTGGACCTGACGCATGACGAACTGGCCAAGGAGCACCTGCGCCACCTGGTCGGCGGCCATGCCGAGCTGGCGCGCGACGAGCGGCTGATGCGCTTCACCTTCCCCGAGCGGCCCGGCGCCTTGTTCAAATTCCTGAGCCTGATGCAGCCGACCTGGAACATCTCGCTGTTCCACTACCGCAACCAGGGCGCGGACTATGGCCGCATCCTCGTCGGCATGCAGGTGCCCGCGGGCGACGCGGCTGCGTTCGACGCCTTTTTGCACGCGCTGGACTACCCCTGGGTCGAGGAGACGGGCAACCCGGCGTACCGCATGTTCCTGCAGGCCAATGGCGCCTGA
- a CDS encoding ABC transporter substrate-binding protein — translation MRPTKLLLSMLAASAFVAVPAVHAKAFKWASQGEISTWDIHSQNNALQNGIHAYVYESLVYYNSKTFEVEPQLATAWREVSPTQVRFTLRQGVKFHDGSAFTADDAAYSIQRAMAKTSNYGPYVQGIERVAKVDANTIDVFLKAPNPVLLRQMTELRMMSKAWAEKNRSVEPKDIKGTDENFAHRNAMGTGPFTLESWQPDVRMVLKRNPNWWGKMDGNVTEIVYTPIKSGATRIAALLSGEVDMVLDPAPQDLPRLRSNGELKVIDGLENRTLFLGMDQFRDELVGSSVKGKNPLKDVRVRKALYQAIDVNTLTRNILRGLGKPAGTLVAPQVAGWTEAVGKRFPYDVEASKKLLAEAGYGDGFEVDFACPNNRYINDEAICQAITAMWARVGVKAKLRTLPVATYFPMIQRSEASIYMLGWGVPTFDGLYSLQSLVRSVGTGGDGNYNVGRYSNERMDYLVDRVKVETDAPVRSRMMTEALQLSNDTVSHIPLYDQVIPWAMKKNVELVHRADNRVDIRTVKIN, via the coding sequence ATGCGACCCACAAAGTTGCTTTTGTCCATGCTGGCCGCGTCCGCTTTTGTCGCCGTGCCCGCCGTCCATGCCAAGGCCTTCAAATGGGCCAGCCAGGGCGAGATTTCCACCTGGGACATCCATTCGCAGAACAACGCGCTGCAAAACGGCATCCACGCCTATGTGTACGAAAGCCTGGTCTACTACAACAGCAAGACCTTCGAGGTCGAGCCCCAGCTGGCCACCGCCTGGCGCGAAGTCAGCCCGACGCAGGTGCGCTTCACGCTGCGCCAGGGCGTGAAGTTCCACGACGGCTCGGCTTTCACAGCCGATGACGCGGCGTATTCCATCCAGCGCGCCATGGCCAAGACGTCCAACTACGGCCCCTATGTGCAGGGTATCGAGCGCGTGGCCAAGGTGGACGCCAACACCATCGACGTGTTCCTGAAGGCGCCCAACCCGGTGCTGTTGCGCCAGATGACCGAGCTGCGCATGATGAGCAAGGCCTGGGCCGAGAAGAACCGTTCGGTCGAGCCCAAGGACATCAAGGGCACGGACGAGAACTTCGCGCACCGCAACGCCATGGGCACCGGCCCCTTCACGCTCGAATCGTGGCAGCCCGACGTGCGCATGGTCCTCAAGCGCAACCCCAACTGGTGGGGCAAGATGGACGGCAACGTGACCGAGATCGTCTACACGCCGATCAAGTCCGGCGCCACGCGCATCGCCGCGCTGCTGTCGGGCGAAGTCGACATGGTGCTCGACCCTGCGCCTCAGGACCTGCCGCGCCTGCGCTCCAATGGCGAGCTGAAGGTCATCGACGGCCTGGAAAACCGCACGCTGTTCCTGGGCATGGACCAGTTCCGCGATGAGTTGGTGGGCTCAAGCGTCAAGGGCAAGAACCCGCTCAAGGACGTGCGCGTGCGCAAGGCCCTGTACCAGGCCATCGACGTCAACACGCTCACACGCAACATCCTGCGCGGCCTGGGCAAGCCGGCCGGCACGCTGGTCGCGCCCCAGGTGGCGGGCTGGACCGAAGCCGTCGGCAAGCGCTTCCCCTACGACGTGGAAGCGTCCAAGAAGCTGCTGGCCGAGGCCGGCTATGGCGACGGCTTCGAGGTCGACTTCGCCTGCCCGAACAACCGCTACATCAACGACGAAGCCATCTGTCAGGCCATCACGGCAATGTGGGCGCGCGTGGGCGTGAAGGCCAAGCTGCGCACGCTGCCCGTGGCGACCTACTTCCCCATGATCCAGCGCAGCGAGGCCAGCATTTACATGCTGGGCTGGGGCGTGCCGACCTTCGACGGCCTGTACAGCCTGCAGTCGCTGGTGCGCAGCGTGGGCACGGGCGGCGACGGCAACTACAACGTCGGCCGCTACAGCAACGAGCGCATGGACTACCTGGTCGACCGCGTGAAGGTCGAGACCGACGCGCCGGTGCGCTCGCGCATGATGACCGAAGCCCTGCAGCTGTCCAACGACACCGTCTCGCACATTCCGCTGTACGACCAGGTCATCCCCTGGGCGATGAAGAAGAACGTCGAACTGGTGCACCGCGCGGACAACCGCGTGGACATCCGCACCGTGAAGATCAACTGA